The stretch of DNA GCCTCTACGGAAGAAGAGGCTCTGAGGGGTTTTGAGAAGTTCAAGGAGAAGTGGGAATTAAAGTATCCTAAGGTTGTAAAGTCATGGGAGCAAGAGCTTTATAAACTCCTTACGTTCCTCAAGTATCCTGAGTCTGTCAGAAGAGTGATATATACAACAAACCTGATAGAAAGGACGATAAAGGAAATAAGGAAGAGGGTTAAGGTCATAGGTGCTTTACCATCAGTTAGAGCTGTTGAAAAATTTGTTTATTTAAGAGTTGCAGTGCTTAATGATAGATGGACTAACAGAGTAGTAAATGGATTCCTTGAGGCTAA from Desulfurobacterium indicum encodes:
- a CDS encoding transposase, with product ASTEEEALRGFEKFKEKWELKYPKVVKSWEQELYKLLTFLKYPESVRRVIYTTNLIERTIKEIRKRVKVIGALPSVRAVEKFVYLRVAVLNDRWTNRVVNGFLEAKEELQDMFSRRYS